One stretch of Methylopila sp. 73B DNA includes these proteins:
- a CDS encoding 16S rRNA (uracil(1498)-N(3))-methyltransferase produces MADYDFSTTRLHVEADLAEGAEVALEGAQVNYLRNVLRMAAGDGLLLFNGRDGEWGGRIAATEKKRVTVACERLLRPQTPANDLVYLFAPLKHARLDYMVQKAVEMGAGRLTPVITRRTEARRVNLERMRANVVEAAEQCGVLSVPEIDDPVGFDPLLDGWDAGRTLVFCDEAAEIANPVAALAPLAGRPLAVLIGPEGGFDPVERERLVRLDATVRISLGPRILRADTAAVAALALVQAVAGDGRG; encoded by the coding sequence ATGGCCGACTATGATTTCTCCACCACGCGGCTCCACGTCGAGGCGGATCTGGCCGAGGGCGCCGAGGTCGCGCTCGAGGGCGCGCAGGTGAACTACCTCCGCAACGTCCTGCGGATGGCGGCGGGCGACGGGCTGCTGCTGTTCAACGGCCGCGACGGCGAATGGGGCGGGCGGATCGCGGCGACCGAGAAGAAGCGCGTCACGGTCGCCTGCGAGCGGCTCCTCCGGCCCCAGACGCCCGCGAACGATCTCGTCTACCTGTTCGCCCCGCTGAAGCACGCCCGGCTCGACTACATGGTGCAGAAGGCGGTGGAGATGGGGGCGGGGCGGCTCACCCCGGTGATCACCCGCCGCACGGAGGCGCGCCGGGTCAATCTGGAGCGCATGCGCGCCAACGTGGTCGAGGCCGCGGAACAGTGCGGCGTGCTCTCCGTGCCCGAGATCGACGACCCCGTCGGCTTCGATCCGCTGCTCGACGGCTGGGACGCCGGCCGAACGCTGGTGTTCTGCGACGAGGCGGCGGAGATCGCCAATCCGGTGGCGGCGCTGGCGCCGCTCGCGGGACGGCCGCTCGCCGTCCTGATCGGCCCGGAGGGCGGCTTCGATCCGGTGGAGCGGGAGCGGCTGGTCCGACTCGACGCGACCGTCCGGATCTCGCTCGGGCCGCGGATCTTGCGCGCGGACACCGCGGCGGTCGCCGCGCTTGCGCTGGTCCAAGCGGTGGCGGGGGACGGGCGGGGATAG
- a CDS encoding L,D-transpeptidase gives MSTASKSTPASAARWTRRGALALLPLALAACAQSRPLPAVDPMPFAATPAPVAPVTMSPLPNFGSGPSNEARYGANGVTDEPFPVKPVSLNRLDQQFLKQTVPNDTGEGPGTIVIDPHARFLYLVQDDGTAIRYGVGVGREGFAWNGQAYIRRKLEWPDWHPPAEMVARDPHARPYKDGMPGGPGNPLGARSMALWQGDKDTLFRIHGTVEPYSIGKAVSSGCIRMLNQDVIDLYSRVPLGTKVVVRS, from the coding sequence ATGTCCACTGCTTCTAAATCGACCCCGGCTTCGGCCGCGCGCTGGACACGGCGCGGGGCGCTCGCCCTGTTGCCGCTGGCGCTGGCGGCTTGCGCACAGTCGCGTCCGCTTCCGGCCGTCGACCCGATGCCGTTCGCGGCGACCCCGGCGCCGGTCGCTCCGGTGACGATGTCGCCGCTGCCAAACTTCGGCTCCGGCCCGTCGAACGAGGCGCGCTACGGCGCGAACGGCGTCACCGACGAGCCGTTCCCGGTGAAGCCGGTGAGCCTCAACCGACTGGACCAGCAGTTTCTCAAGCAGACCGTTCCGAACGACACGGGGGAGGGCCCGGGCACGATCGTGATCGATCCGCACGCCCGGTTCCTCTACCTCGTGCAGGACGACGGCACGGCGATCCGCTACGGCGTCGGCGTGGGCCGCGAGGGCTTCGCGTGGAACGGCCAGGCCTACATCCGCCGCAAGCTGGAGTGGCCCGACTGGCATCCGCCGGCAGAGATGGTGGCGCGCGATCCGCACGCCCGTCCCTACAAGGACGGCATGCCGGGCGGCCCCGGCAACCCGCTCGGCGCCCGCTCCATGGCGCTGTGGCAGGGCGACAAGGACACGTTGTTCCGCATCCACGGCACGGTGGAGCCCTATTCGATCGGCAAGGCCGTCTCGTCGGGCTGCATCCGCATGCTCAACCAGGACGTGATCGACCTCTACTCGCGCGTGCCGCTCGGCACCAAGGTCGTGGTCCGCTCTTGA
- a CDS encoding L,D-transpeptidase: MSRNDVLAAPGKLTRRGFVALLPLGLAACASNPLSDVRAFIDPEGANYDEVYGAKPDEKFPLPAINWRMLHPAVLRRNISDPTGEAPGTIVVDPEARLLYLVLENGRAMRYGVGVGKQGMEWNGRATIQRKGVWPTWTPTSDMISRDPDLNSRWAGGMPGGLDNPLGARALYLYQGGRDTMYRIHGTNAPRSIGRAMSSGCVRMLNQDIIDLYERVPTGTQVVVLPASRTLGVS; encoded by the coding sequence ATGTCGCGTAACGACGTTCTCGCCGCGCCCGGAAAACTGACTCGCCGCGGCTTCGTCGCTCTGCTGCCGCTGGGCCTCGCCGCCTGCGCCAGCAACCCCCTCAGCGACGTGCGCGCGTTCATCGATCCCGAGGGCGCGAACTACGACGAGGTCTACGGCGCGAAGCCGGACGAGAAGTTCCCGCTGCCGGCGATCAACTGGCGCATGCTGCATCCGGCCGTGCTCCGCCGGAACATCTCCGATCCGACCGGGGAAGCGCCGGGCACGATCGTCGTCGATCCGGAAGCGCGCCTGCTCTACCTCGTGCTCGAGAACGGCCGCGCGATGCGCTACGGCGTCGGCGTCGGCAAGCAGGGCATGGAGTGGAACGGCCGCGCCACGATCCAGCGCAAGGGCGTGTGGCCGACCTGGACGCCGACCTCCGACATGATCTCGCGCGATCCGGATCTCAATTCGCGCTGGGCCGGCGGCATGCCCGGCGGCCTCGACAACCCGCTCGGAGCGCGCGCGCTCTACCTCTATCAGGGCGGCCGCGACACCATGTACCGCATCCACGGCACCAACGCGCCGCGCTCGATCGGCCGAGCCATGTCGTCGGGCTGCGTTCGCATGCTGAACCAGGACATCATCGACCTTTATGAGCGCGTGCCCACGGGCACGCAGGTCGTCGTGCTCCCGGCGAGCCGCACGCTCGGCGTCTCCTGA
- a CDS encoding glutamate--cysteine ligase, which translates to MARDQIDPTFITSRDELVAWFEAGSKPAESFRIGTEHEKFPFRRADLSPVPYEGTDGIRALLEGMQLLLGWEPIMEDGRIIGLFDVTGGGAISLEPGGQFELSGAPLETIHQTCSELHAHLAQVRQVAEPLGVGFLGLGMSPKWTLAETPVMPKGRYDIMTRYMPKVGARGLDMMYRTSTVQVNLDFSSEADMVHKLRVSLALQPIATALFANSPFTEGKPNGFVSARSEIWRDTDNNRAGMLPWAFDAGMGFERYVDYALDVPMCFVKRGDHYHDVAGASFRDLLAGTLPQLPGERATVADWANHLSTIFPEVRLKRYLEMRGADSGPTGRICALPSFWVGLLYDQQSLDAAWELVKDWTADERQRLRDEVPREGLKARIRNRSTLDVARDALALADAGLARRAKVNLFGDDERIHLAPLLRVVEDEATLADALLAKFNGPWGGRVDPVFAEFAY; encoded by the coding sequence ATGGCACGCGACCAGATCGATCCGACCTTCATCACGTCGCGGGACGAGCTCGTCGCGTGGTTCGAAGCGGGCTCCAAGCCCGCCGAGAGCTTCCGGATCGGCACCGAACACGAGAAGTTTCCGTTCCGCCGCGCGGATCTCTCGCCTGTTCCCTATGAGGGGACGGACGGCATCCGCGCGCTGCTCGAAGGCATGCAGCTGCTGCTCGGCTGGGAGCCGATCATGGAGGACGGCCGCATCATCGGCCTGTTCGACGTCACCGGCGGCGGCGCCATCAGCCTGGAGCCGGGCGGGCAGTTCGAGCTCTCCGGCGCGCCGCTCGAGACGATCCACCAGACCTGCTCGGAGCTGCACGCGCATCTCGCGCAGGTGAGGCAGGTGGCGGAGCCGCTGGGCGTCGGCTTCCTCGGCCTTGGGATGAGCCCGAAGTGGACGCTGGCCGAGACGCCCGTCATGCCCAAGGGCCGCTACGACATCATGACCCGCTACATGCCGAAGGTCGGCGCGCGCGGCCTCGACATGATGTACCGGACCTCGACGGTGCAGGTGAACCTCGACTTCTCCAGCGAAGCCGACATGGTCCACAAGCTGCGGGTGAGCCTCGCGCTGCAGCCGATCGCGACCGCGCTGTTCGCGAACTCGCCCTTCACCGAGGGCAAGCCCAACGGCTTCGTCTCGGCCCGATCCGAGATCTGGCGCGACACCGACAACAACCGCGCCGGCATGCTGCCCTGGGCCTTCGACGCCGGCATGGGTTTCGAGCGCTATGTCGACTACGCGCTCGACGTGCCGATGTGCTTCGTGAAGCGCGGCGACCACTACCACGACGTGGCCGGCGCCTCTTTCCGCGACCTGCTGGCGGGAACGCTGCCCCAGCTCCCGGGCGAGCGGGCGACCGTCGCGGATTGGGCGAACCACCTCAGCACGATCTTCCCCGAGGTGCGGCTCAAGAGGTACCTCGAGATGCGTGGCGCGGACTCCGGACCCACCGGCCGCATCTGCGCGCTGCCGTCGTTCTGGGTCGGCCTGCTCTACGACCAGCAGAGCCTCGACGCCGCCTGGGAGCTCGTGAAGGACTGGACCGCCGATGAGCGGCAGCGCCTGCGCGACGAAGTGCCCCGCGAGGGGCTGAAGGCGCGCATTCGCAACCGTTCGACGCTCGACGTCGCGCGCGACGCGCTGGCGCTCGCGGACGCCGGGCTCGCGCGGCGGGCGAAGGTGAACCTGTTCGGCGACGACGAGCGCATCCATCTCGCCCCGCTGCTGCGGGTCGTCGAGGACGAGGCCACCCTCGCGGACGCGCTGCTGGCGAAATTCAACGGGCCATGGGGCGGCCGCGTCGATCCGGTGTTCGCCGAGTTCGCCTACTGA
- the dmeF gene encoding CDF family Co(II)/Ni(II) efflux transporter DmeF: protein MHVAENGRIASVHVHEHLFLGQDHARNERRTVAVVAVTATMMVVEIVAGWAYGSMALTADGWHMATHAGAIGVAALAYRFASNHAADPRFAFGAGKVGDLAGFASAIILGVVALGIGYESLLRLASPQPVAYLEASVVAVVGLAVNVACALLLGHGHDHGHGHDHGDRRHDHGHGHTHDGHADHNMRGAYLHVLADALTSVLAIAGLLAGWSFGWSWVDPAIGVVGAVVIAVWSIGLARDSGRVLLDATSNDDLAETIRGRLETGDVRVSDLHLWRVGPGHMAAIVAVVTHRPEEPASYKARLADLAALSHVTVEVNLCRGHPRVAA, encoded by the coding sequence ATGCACGTCGCCGAGAACGGCCGCATCGCTTCGGTCCATGTTCACGAGCATCTCTTCCTGGGCCAGGATCACGCCCGCAATGAGCGCCGAACCGTCGCGGTGGTCGCGGTCACCGCGACGATGATGGTGGTCGAGATCGTCGCTGGCTGGGCCTACGGATCGATGGCTCTGACCGCCGACGGCTGGCACATGGCGACCCACGCGGGCGCGATCGGCGTGGCGGCGCTCGCCTATCGCTTCGCGTCGAACCACGCGGCCGATCCGCGGTTCGCGTTCGGCGCGGGCAAGGTCGGCGATCTTGCCGGGTTCGCGAGCGCCATCATCCTGGGCGTCGTCGCCCTTGGGATCGGGTACGAATCGTTGCTTCGCCTGGCCTCGCCCCAGCCCGTCGCCTATCTCGAGGCGAGCGTGGTGGCGGTGGTGGGGCTCGCCGTGAACGTCGCGTGCGCGCTGCTGCTCGGCCACGGCCACGATCACGGCCACGGCCATGACCACGGCGATCGCCGCCACGACCATGGGCACGGTCACACGCACGACGGACACGCCGACCACAACATGCGCGGCGCCTATCTCCATGTGCTGGCGGACGCGCTGACCTCGGTGCTCGCGATCGCGGGCCTGCTCGCCGGCTGGAGCTTCGGTTGGAGCTGGGTCGATCCGGCGATCGGCGTCGTCGGCGCCGTGGTGATCGCCGTCTGGTCGATCGGCCTCGCGCGCGACAGCGGGCGGGTGCTGCTGGACGCGACCTCGAACGACGATCTGGCGGAGACCATCCGCGGACGTCTTGAAACCGGCGACGTCCGCGTGTCGGACCTTCACCTCTGGCGTGTGGGGCCCGGCCACATGGCGGCGATCGTCGCGGTGGTGACGCACCGCCCCGAGGAGCCCGCCTCTTACAAGGCCCGCCTCGCTGACCTCGCGGCTCTGAGCCACGTCACCGTCGAGGTGAACCTATGCCGCGGCCATCCGAGGGTCGCGGCGTGA
- a CDS encoding DMT family transporter, which translates to MSKVIAQTAPPPAPSALGRTDLGLYVVLVTVWGTSWIALHHQLGVVAPVVSLVWRFGLSALICVAIAAARREPLRFPLRTHAKFALAGLLMYSTNFLLFYHAGAHVPSGLLAVVFALASPINLALGALFFGRAIEIRVLAGAALGVAGVGLLYLPQIASAGFGAAALGGLALCVAGTLCFCLGNMISSVIQREVPDLAATAWGMIYGTLWLLVAALASGAAFDFEPTWSYGLSLLWLAAGSSVAAFLAYLALIKRIGPARAGFATVLFPVVALAISSVFETYAWTVSALVGVALVALGNVVVLGLARRRT; encoded by the coding sequence ATGTCGAAAGTCATTGCCCAGACGGCCCCGCCGCCCGCGCCAAGCGCCCTCGGGCGCACCGACCTTGGCCTCTATGTGGTGCTCGTCACCGTGTGGGGGACGAGCTGGATCGCGCTGCATCACCAGCTCGGCGTCGTGGCGCCGGTCGTGTCGCTGGTCTGGCGCTTTGGGCTGTCCGCGCTGATCTGCGTCGCGATCGCCGCGGCGCGACGGGAACCGTTGCGGTTCCCCTTGCGGACGCACGCCAAGTTCGCGCTCGCGGGCCTGCTCATGTACTCGACGAACTTCCTGCTGTTTTACCACGCCGGCGCCCACGTCCCTTCGGGCCTGCTCGCAGTCGTCTTCGCGCTCGCCTCGCCGATCAACCTGGCGCTCGGCGCGCTGTTCTTCGGACGGGCCATCGAGATCCGGGTGCTTGCGGGCGCGGCGCTGGGCGTGGCGGGCGTGGGCCTGCTCTATCTGCCGCAGATCGCGTCAGCCGGCTTCGGGGCGGCCGCCCTCGGCGGGCTCGCGCTCTGCGTCGCCGGCACGCTCTGCTTCTGCCTCGGCAACATGATCTCGAGCGTGATTCAGCGCGAGGTCCCGGATCTCGCGGCGACCGCCTGGGGCATGATCTACGGGACGCTCTGGCTGCTGGTGGCGGCGCTGGCGTCCGGCGCGGCGTTTGATTTCGAGCCCACCTGGTCCTACGGCCTGTCGCTGCTGTGGCTCGCCGCCGGCTCGTCGGTCGCGGCCTTCCTGGCCTATCTCGCGTTGATCAAGCGAATCGGCCCTGCGCGCGCCGGGTTCGCGACGGTGCTGTTCCCGGTGGTCGCCCTCGCGATATCCAGCGTGTTCGAAACCTACGCCTGGACCGTGTCCGCCCTCGTCGGCGTCGCGCTCGTGGCGCTCGGAAACGTGGTCGTGCTCGGGCTCGCGCGGCGCCGAACTTAA
- a CDS encoding hybrid sensor histidine kinase/response regulator has translation MDELLRDFLTETAENLDFVDVELVRFEQEPTNASILGNIFRLVHTVKGTCGFLGLSRLEALAHAAETLMGEFRNGAMPTPDAVTLILAAIDRIKEILADLERTGAEPDGDDHDIIHELERKAVEAANPPAPKIDPTLGRELRVGEVSLDELERAFRETPGPELAAKPAPAPAPIAEAPAKTAPVLKAIDGGGDDARAESALAGQTIRVGVDTLDRLMTMVSELVLTRNQLTDIVRRHGEKDFGASLQRLSHVTAQLQEGVMKTRMQPIGAAWRAMPRIVRDLSSDLGKKIELVTEGAETELDRQVLDLIKDPLTHMVRNCADHGLETPAERVAAGKPETGTIKLAAYHQGGHIIVEIGDDGRGLDTDRIRKKAIANGLATEADVEKMSDAQVHRFIFAPGFSTAAAITSVSGRGVGMDVVRSNIELIGGAVDLRSTQGKGSAVIIRIPLTLAIVSALMVTSAGETFAIPQVAVTELVRARPGSEHRIERIGDASLLRLRDRLLPLVRLRGLLGLAAASDETADDAFVVISQVGENVFGIVVDDVLHTEEIVVKPMASRLNHISLFSGTTILGDGSVILILDPNGLASAVGPADVHESMHAKEPAAVVDQGLVMSLLLFRAGGMAPKAVPLALVTRLEMIDASTIEVTDGRPIVQYRGGLMPLIPVGDGMMSGEGQQALLVFTDEDRSVGLMVDEILDIVEQAVEISAASIVPGILGTSVLAGKATEIIDIAHYLTLAFDDWMTRKERPHERNTQPSVLLVDDSAFFLNMLTPVLSAAGYRVAAAGNGADALALVQRGRSFDAVIADLDMPEMDGFALAAALRAEPHAAHTPLLALTSTGSVAEYEKAAAAGFSECVSKFDRPTLLAILETLAPRWRIAA, from the coding sequence ATGGACGAGCTGCTGCGCGACTTTCTGACCGAAACTGCAGAAAACCTCGATTTCGTCGACGTCGAGCTTGTTCGTTTCGAACAGGAGCCGACCAACGCCAGCATCCTCGGAAACATCTTCCGGCTGGTGCACACGGTTAAGGGCACCTGCGGGTTCCTTGGACTGTCCCGGCTCGAAGCGCTGGCCCATGCCGCCGAGACGCTGATGGGCGAATTCCGGAACGGCGCCATGCCGACCCCGGACGCCGTCACGCTGATCCTCGCGGCGATCGACCGGATCAAGGAGATCCTCGCCGATCTCGAGCGCACCGGCGCCGAGCCCGACGGCGACGACCACGACATCATCCATGAGCTGGAGCGGAAGGCGGTCGAGGCCGCGAACCCGCCCGCGCCCAAGATCGACCCCACGCTTGGCCGCGAACTGCGCGTCGGCGAGGTTTCGCTCGACGAGCTGGAGCGCGCCTTCCGCGAAACCCCGGGTCCCGAGCTCGCCGCCAAGCCCGCTCCGGCGCCCGCGCCGATCGCCGAAGCGCCGGCGAAGACGGCGCCGGTCCTGAAGGCGATCGACGGCGGCGGCGACGACGCCCGCGCCGAGAGCGCGCTCGCCGGCCAGACGATCCGCGTCGGCGTCGACACCCTCGATCGCCTGATGACCATGGTCTCCGAGCTGGTGCTCACCCGCAACCAGCTCACCGACATCGTCCGCCGCCACGGCGAGAAGGATTTCGGCGCGTCGCTGCAGCGCCTGAGCCACGTCACCGCCCAGCTGCAGGAAGGGGTCATGAAGACCCGGATGCAGCCGATCGGCGCGGCGTGGCGCGCCATGCCGCGCATCGTGCGCGACCTCTCGTCCGATCTCGGGAAAAAGATCGAACTCGTCACCGAGGGCGCCGAGACCGAACTCGACCGCCAGGTGCTGGACCTCATCAAGGACCCGCTGACCCACATGGTGCGCAACTGCGCGGACCATGGGCTCGAGACGCCCGCCGAGCGCGTGGCCGCAGGCAAGCCAGAGACGGGGACGATCAAGCTCGCGGCCTATCATCAGGGCGGCCACATCATCGTGGAGATCGGCGACGACGGCCGCGGCCTCGACACCGACCGCATCCGGAAGAAGGCCATCGCGAACGGCCTCGCGACCGAGGCCGACGTCGAGAAGATGTCGGACGCCCAGGTCCACCGCTTCATCTTCGCCCCGGGCTTCTCGACCGCGGCGGCGATCACCAGCGTCTCCGGCCGCGGCGTCGGCATGGACGTGGTGCGCTCCAACATCGAGCTGATCGGCGGCGCCGTCGACCTGCGGTCGACGCAGGGCAAGGGCTCCGCGGTCATCATCCGTATCCCGCTGACCCTCGCCATCGTCTCCGCGCTGATGGTGACCTCCGCCGGCGAGACCTTTGCGATCCCGCAGGTGGCCGTCACCGAACTGGTGCGCGCCCGCCCTGGCAGCGAGCATCGCATCGAGCGGATCGGCGACGCATCGCTGCTGCGCCTGCGCGACCGCCTGCTGCCGCTGGTGCGGCTGCGCGGCCTGCTCGGCCTGGCGGCGGCCTCCGACGAAACCGCCGACGACGCCTTCGTCGTGATTTCGCAGGTGGGCGAGAACGTCTTCGGCATCGTGGTCGACGACGTGCTTCACACCGAGGAGATCGTGGTCAAGCCGATGGCCTCGCGGCTGAACCACATCAGCCTGTTCTCGGGCACCACCATCCTCGGGGACGGGTCGGTGATCCTGATCCTCGACCCGAACGGCCTCGCCTCCGCCGTCGGCCCCGCGGACGTGCACGAGAGCATGCACGCGAAAGAGCCCGCGGCCGTGGTCGACCAGGGCCTCGTCATGTCGCTGTTGCTGTTCCGGGCCGGGGGTATGGCGCCGAAGGCGGTGCCGCTCGCCCTCGTGACCCGCCTCGAGATGATCGACGCGTCCACCATCGAAGTCACCGACGGTCGGCCGATCGTGCAGTACCGCGGCGGCCTCATGCCGCTGATCCCGGTCGGCGACGGCATGATGTCGGGCGAGGGCCAGCAGGCGCTGCTGGTCTTCACCGACGAGGATCGCTCGGTCGGCCTCATGGTCGACGAGATTCTCGACATCGTCGAGCAGGCGGTCGAGATCAGCGCGGCGTCGATCGTGCCCGGCATCCTCGGCACTTCGGTGCTGGCGGGCAAGGCGACCGAGATCATCGACATCGCGCACTACCTCACGCTCGCTTTCGACGACTGGATGACCCGCAAGGAGCGTCCGCACGAGCGCAACACGCAGCCGAGCGTCCTGCTGGTCGACGACAGCGCGTTCTTCCTGAACATGCTGACGCCCGTGCTTTCGGCGGCGGGCTACCGCGTCGCCGCGGCGGGGAACGGCGCCGACGCGCTCGCGCTCGTCCAGCGCGGCCGCAGTTTCGACGCCGTGATCGCCGATCTCGACATGCCGGAGATGGACGGCTTCGCGCTTGCGGCGGCCCTCCGCGCCGAGCCCCACGCCGCCCACACGCCGCTGCTCGCGCTGACCTCGACCGGCTCCGTCGCCGAATACGAGAAGGCCGCGGCCGCCGGCTTCAGCGAGTGCGTGTCGAAGTTCGACCGGCCGACGCTGCTCGCCATTCTCGAAACCCTTGCTCCCCGCTGGAGGATCGCCGCGTGA
- a CDS encoding chemotaxis protein CheW, whose product MSAAMDDATTYVTVSIADQIFGIEIGRVREVFTLEKLTTVPLSPPEVAGVLNLRGRIVTAIDMRTRLGLPPCADLSKAMAVGIEHKGEALALIVDRVGDVMPLAEAKRETTPVTLDPRWASVAEGVHRLDGGLLLILDVDHALEPSISALAA is encoded by the coding sequence GTGAGCGCCGCCATGGATGACGCCACCACCTACGTCACGGTGTCGATCGCCGACCAGATCTTCGGGATCGAGATCGGCCGCGTCCGCGAGGTGTTCACGCTCGAGAAGCTGACCACCGTGCCGCTGTCGCCTCCCGAGGTCGCCGGCGTGCTCAACCTGCGCGGCCGCATCGTGACCGCGATCGACATGCGCACCCGCCTCGGCCTGCCGCCGTGCGCGGATCTGTCGAAGGCGATGGCGGTCGGCATCGAGCACAAGGGCGAGGCGCTCGCGCTGATCGTCGATCGCGTCGGCGACGTGATGCCGCTCGCCGAAGCCAAGCGCGAGACCACGCCGGTGACCCTCGACCCGCGTTGGGCCAGCGTGGCGGAGGGCGTCCATCGCCTCGACGGGGGCCTGCTCCTGATCCTCGACGTGGACCACGCGCTCGAACCGTCCATCTCGGCTCTGGCCGCCTGA
- a CDS encoding response regulator, translating to MKHCLVVDDSSVIRKVARRILEGFDLKISEAENGQSALALCKQAMPDGILLDWNMPVMDGYEFLVELRSLPGGDAPKVVFCTTENDVSYITRALRAGADEYVMKPFDKDIIGSKFAEVGLL from the coding sequence ATGAAACACTGTCTCGTCGTCGACGACTCAAGCGTGATCCGAAAGGTCGCCCGGCGCATCCTCGAGGGCTTCGACCTCAAGATCTCCGAGGCCGAGAACGGCCAGAGCGCGCTCGCGCTCTGCAAGCAGGCGATGCCGGACGGCATCCTGCTCGACTGGAACATGCCCGTCATGGACGGCTACGAGTTTCTGGTCGAGCTGCGCTCGCTGCCCGGGGGGGACGCGCCGAAGGTGGTGTTCTGCACCACCGAGAACGACGTCTCCTACATCACCCGGGCGCTCCGCGCGGGCGCGGACGAGTACGTCATGAAGCCGTTCGACAAGGACATCATCGGCTCCAAGTTCGCCGAAGTCGGCCTGCTCTGA
- a CDS encoding chemotaxis response regulator protein-glutamate methylesterase has product MITAAAVAPAEKVRVMIVDDSAVVRGLVTRWLGEQPGFDVVASCRTGRSALAELATAAPHVVVLDIEMPDMDGLTALPLLLKAKPDLAIVMASTLTRRNADVSLRCLALGAADFLAKPGAAIAQDDYRRDLVAKIKVLGEIARRRSAPRAADPRAAALHTIAQAASGRFLRPGPTPPGAAAPGITLKPFSSAPVRALAIGSSTGGPTALAAVLKAIGVDALSRVPILITQHMPATFTAALAEHLGAVSGRPAREATHGEPIERGVIYVAPGGKHFSLVQSGAALQASIDNGPPENFCKPSVEPMFRSASKVYGSSLLAVVLTGMGADGAAGVRMISGVGGSVMAQDEATSVVWGMPGAAAATGCCSAVLPLPQIGPKIVRLLSGDRA; this is encoded by the coding sequence ATGATTACCGCCGCCGCCGTCGCACCCGCCGAGAAGGTGCGCGTCATGATCGTGGACGACAGCGCGGTTGTCCGCGGCCTCGTCACGCGCTGGCTTGGCGAACAGCCGGGCTTCGACGTCGTGGCCTCCTGCCGGACGGGACGCTCGGCGCTCGCCGAGCTGGCGACTGCGGCACCGCATGTCGTGGTGCTCGACATCGAGATGCCCGACATGGACGGGCTCACCGCGCTGCCGCTGTTGCTGAAGGCGAAGCCGGACCTGGCCATCGTGATGGCGTCGACGCTGACCCGCCGTAACGCCGACGTCTCGCTGCGCTGTCTCGCTCTCGGCGCGGCCGATTTTCTGGCGAAGCCCGGCGCCGCGATCGCGCAGGACGACTACCGCCGCGACCTCGTCGCGAAGATCAAGGTGCTCGGCGAGATCGCCCGCCGCCGTTCGGCGCCGCGGGCGGCCGACCCCCGCGCGGCCGCGCTCCACACCATCGCCCAGGCCGCGAGCGGCCGGTTCCTGCGGCCCGGGCCGACGCCGCCCGGTGCGGCCGCTCCCGGCATCACGCTGAAGCCGTTCTCCTCCGCGCCGGTGCGCGCGCTTGCGATCGGCTCCTCCACCGGCGGGCCGACGGCGCTCGCCGCGGTGCTGAAGGCGATCGGCGTCGACGCGCTCTCGCGGGTGCCGATCCTCATCACCCAGCACATGCCGGCGACGTTCACGGCGGCGCTCGCCGAACATCTCGGCGCCGTCTCCGGTCGCCCCGCGCGCGAAGCGACCCACGGCGAGCCGATCGAGCGCGGCGTGATCTACGTGGCGCCCGGCGGGAAGCACTTCTCGCTGGTCCAGTCGGGCGCGGCGCTGCAGGCCTCCATCGACAACGGGCCGCCGGAGAACTTCTGCAAGCCGTCGGTCGAGCCGATGTTCCGCAGCGCCAGCAAGGTCTACGGCTCGTCGCTTCTCGCGGTCGTGCTCACCGGCATGGGCGCCGACGGCGCGGCGGGCGTGCGGATGATCTCAGGCGTCGGCGGGTCCGTGATGGCCCAGGACGAAGCCACCAGCGTCGTCTGGGGCATGCCCGGCGCCGCCGCGGCCACCGGGTGCTGCTCGGCGGTGCTCCCTCTGCCCCAGATCGGTCCAAAGATCGTTCGCCTGCTTTCAGGAGACCGCGCGTGA